A window from Cryptomeria japonica chromosome 1, Sugi_1.0, whole genome shotgun sequence encodes these proteins:
- the LOC131065686 gene encoding cysteine proteinase inhibitor 12 has product MQLQGIGKAIVIAIAIAILGVGSMRATAMGTLGGKHAVQGSENSLEIEELGRFAIQHHNIQRKENEKELLSFSRVVKVDQQVVAGTVYHLTLEAKEDGDSAPKLYEAKVWVKPWENFKELQDFKPSSSSPSITTADLGVKHEGLGSGWREVPVHDPVVKEAAEHAVSNIQQRSNSLAAYMLQEILLAKAEVIDGFAKFDLLLKTKRGVKEEQHKVEMHRNLEGDWMLKSHSTDLGH; this is encoded by the exons ATGCAGTTGCAGGGGATTGGGAAGGCAATTGTAATAGCGATAGCGATAGCGATATTGGGAGTAGGGAGCATGAGGGCAACGGCCATGGGGACTTTGGGCGGCAAGCATGCTGTACAAGGCTCTGAGAACAGCTTGGAGATAGAGGAGCTTGGACGCTTTGCCATTCAACACCATAATATCCAACGG aaggagaatgaGAAAGAGCTTCTGTCATTTAGTCGAGTGGTGAAGGTAGATCAGCAAGTGGTAGCGGGGACCGTGTACCATCTCACACTCGAGGCCAAAGAGGATGGAGATTCTGCTCCCAAACTGTATGAGGCCAAGGTTTGGGTAAAGCCATGGGAAAATTTCAAGGAGTTGCAGGATTTCAAGCCTTCTTCTTCCTCCCCATCAATCACCACTGCTGACCTCGGCGTCAAGCATG AGGGGTTGGGTTCAGGGTGGCGTGAGGTTCCAGTACATGACCCTGTCGTTAAAGAAGCAGCTGAACATGCTGTGAGCAATATTCAGCAGAGGTCTAATTCCTTGGCAGCTTATATGCTGCAGGAGATTCTTTTGGCAAAGGCTGAG GTAATTGATGGTTTTGCTAAGTTTGACCTACTTTTGAAAACTAAAAGGGGAGTTAAAGAGGAGCAACACAAGGTGGAGATGCATCGCAATCTTGAGGGTGATTGGATGTTGAAATCACATTCCACTGATTTGGGGCATTGA